A single window of Opisthocomus hoazin isolate bOpiHoa1 chromosome 5, bOpiHoa1.hap1, whole genome shotgun sequence DNA harbors:
- the NELFA gene encoding negative elongation factor A: MPVENPLFFRPAPKMASMRESDTGLWLHNKLGSTDELWAPPSIASLLTASVIDNIRLCFHGLSSAVKLKLLLGMLHLPRRAVDEMKGALTEIIQLATLDSDPWVLMVADILKSFPDTGSLNLDLEEQNPNVQDILGELREKVSECETSAMLPLECQYLNKNALTTLAGPLTPPVKHFQLKRKPKSATLRAELLQKSTETAQQLKKTAGVPFHAKGRGLVKKIDTTTPLKGIPKQAPFRSTSAPSVFSPSGNRTPIPPSRTPLRKERGVKLLDISELDMVGAGREAKRRRKTLDTEVVEKQAKEETVVENATPDYAAGLVSTQKLGSLNNEPALPSTSYLPATPSVVPSSSYIPSSETQPAGSAREALQTNRQTEEPAASNATTTLPAQFKQRTPMYNSNSNPPAATPTTPLTPATPPAISPVAQAPQVAPQTQQQPPPKKSLSLTREQMYAAQEMFKTANKVTRPEKALILGFMAGSRENPCQEQGDIIQIKLSEHTEDLPKADGTGSTTMLVDTVFEMNYATGEWTRFKKYKPITNVS, encoded by the exons ATGCCCGTGGAGAATCCCCTCTTTTTTCGTCCCGCTCCCAAGATGGCGTCGATGCGGGAGAGCGACACTGGCCTGTGGCTGCACAACAAACTGGGCTCCACAGACGAGCTGTGGGCGCCGCCGAGCATTGCCTCTTTGCTCACGGCTTCGGTGATCGACAACATCCGCCTCTGTTTCCACGGCCTCTCCTCGGCCGTCAAGCTCAAGCTGCTCCTGGGGATGCTGCACCTGCCCCGCCGGGCGGTGGATGAG atGAAAGGGGCACTGACTGAAATTATCCAGCTCGCTACcttggattcagacccctgggtCTTAATGGTAGCtgatattttaaaatcctttccAGATACTGGCTCCCTTAACCTTGATCTTGAAGAACAGAATCCCAATGTTCAAGATATTTTAGGAGAGCTTAGAGAAAAAG TAAGTGAATGTGAAACTTCAGCTATGTTGCCGTTGGAATGCCAATACTTAAACAAAAATGCCTTGACAACACTAGCTGGGCCACTTACTCCCCCAGTGAAACACTTCCAGTTGAAAAGGAAACCTAAAAGTGCCACTCTCAGAGCTGAACTCTTGCAAAAGT caacAGAAACTGCACAACAGCTCAAGAAGACTGCAGGAGTACCTTTTCATGCCAAAGGCAGGGGACTGGTCAAAAAGATAGATACGACAA CACCACTCAAAGGAATACCAAAACAAGCTCCGTTCAGGAGTACTTCAGCACCTAGTGTATTTAGTCCTTCTGGAAACAGAACTCCTATTCCTCCTTCAAGAACACCTTTGCGCAAAGAAAGAGGAGTAAAG CTTCTAGATATCTCTGAGCTGGATATGGTAGGTGCTGGCCGTGaagcaaagagaagaaggaagacaTTAG ATACAGAAGTTGTGGAAAAGCAAGCCAAAGAAGAAACAGTAGTAGAAAATGCTACCCCAGATTATGCTGCTGGCCTTGTGTCTACACAG aaacTCGGCTCGTTGAACAATGAGCCTGCACTACCGTCTACAAGTTACTTACCTGCTACCCCCAGTGTGGTGCCATCTTCCTCGTATATCCCAAGCTCTGAAACACAGCCAg CTGGCTCTGCACGAGAGGCCTTGCAGACTAACAGACAGACCGAAGAGCCTGCAGCTTCAAATGCTACTACAACTCTTCCTGCACAGTTCAAACAAAGAACACCCATGTACAACAGTAACTCTAATCCACCTGCAGCTACACCTACCACTCCCCTAACACCTGCCACACCTCCTGCCATTTCCCCTGTGGCACAGGCACCGCAGGTGGCCCCCCAAACTCAGCAACAGCCACCACCGAAAAAAAGCCTCTCTCTCACA AGGGAGCAAATGTATGCTGCACAGGAAATGTTCAAGACTGCAAACAAAGTTACAAGGCCAGAAAAGGCTCTCATACTTGGATTCATGGCAGGATCCAGAG AGAATCCTTGCCAAGAGCAAGGTGACATCATCCAAATTAAACTTAGTGAGCATACAGAAGACTTACCAAAGGCAGATGGCACTGGCAGTACCACTATGTTGGTTGATACGGTCTTTGAAATGAACTATGCTACTGGTGAATGGACCAGATTCAAGAAGTACAAACCTATAACTAATGTTTCCTAA